One Triticum dicoccoides isolate Atlit2015 ecotype Zavitan chromosome 5B, WEW_v2.0, whole genome shotgun sequence genomic window carries:
- the LOC119305053 gene encoding beta-1,2-xylosyltransferase XYXT1-like isoform X3, with product MTSPPPVSSVSSTLNNSTQVAMHDAIENGQTDEAIKTTGKEDLEDENVVHATDMNSKTGNAQTDKTDHLGQPANDASDKGYLTRQNGGDGNNESNVKHGAPGKPICDLSDPRYDICEISGDVRAIGVNRTVLYVPPAEERDNDSQEWAIKDQSRKGLVDIIEVNVKTLSAAQSLVAPECTSWHAVPAVVFAMNGLTSNPWHDFSDVLIPLFITTRAYDGEVQFLVTEIQPWFVDKYRLILTNLSRYDIVDFNKDAGVRCYPHITVGLRSHRDLGIDRARTPRNYTMLDFRLYIRDIFSLPPDSQGTPYKEANKKNDIIDDDTEKQKPRLMLINRVGNRKFVNVPEISAAVQAAGFEVLVEEPSRDLRLEEFSRVVDSCDVLMGAHGAALTSFFFLRTGAAMLQVVPWGVDTAMRYFGVQAKEMMLQDVEYNIAAEESTLYEKYGKDHPMISDPESIHKQGWELTRQYFWLEQDIRINVTRFAPTLHQLIQTLGNRGLTHG from the exons TTGCAATGCATGATGCCATAGAAAATGGGCAGACTGACGAGGCAATCAAGACAACGGGGAAAGAAGATCTCGAAGACGAGAACGTTGTACATGCAAccgacatgaatagcaagactg GTAACGCGCAAACAGATAAAACAGACCATTTAGGCCAACCAGCAAATGATGCTAGTGACAAGGGATATCTCACTCGGCAAAACGGCGGCGATGGGAATAATGAAAGCAACGTCAAACATG GTGCTCCGGGAAAGCCCATCTGCGACCTGTCCGACCCCAGATATGACATCTGCGAGATCTCCGGCGACGTCCGTGCCATCGGTGTCAACCGTACCGTCCTATATGTCCCGCCTGCCGAAGAGCGCGACAACGACAGCCAAGAATGGGCCATCAAGGACCAGTCCCGCAAGGGACTAGTGGACATCATCGAGGTGAATGTCAAGACCCTGAGCGCCGCTCAGTCCCTAGTGGCGCCAGAGTGCACCTCCTGGCACGCTGTCCCGGCCGTCGTGTTTGCCATGAATGGGCTTACATCCAACCCATGGCATGACTTCAGCGACGTCCTTATCCCGCTCTTCATCACGACCCGTGCCTACGACGGCGAGGTCCAGTTCCTCGTCACCGAGATCCAGCCGTGGTTCGTGGACAAGTACCGCCTCATCCTGACCAACCTGTCACGCTATGACATCGTCGACTTCAACAAGGACGCTGGCGTCCGGTGCTACCCGCACATCACAGTCGGTCTCCGCAGCCACCGCGATCTTGGCATCGACCGGGCCCGCACACCGCGCAACTACACAATGCTGGACTTCCGCCTGTACATCCGAGACATCTTCTCGCTCCCACCGGACAGCCAAGGAACCCCGTACAAGGAAGCCAATAAGAAGAACGACATCATCGACGATGACACGGAGAAACAGAAGCCACGGCTCATGCTCATCAACCGTGTCGGGAACAGGAAGTTCGTCAACGTTCCGGAGATCTCCGCGGCGGTGCAGGCGGCCGGGTTCGAGGTGCTGGTCGAGGAACCGAGCCGTGACCTGAGGCTGGAGGAGTTCTCCCGGGTGGTGGACTCGTGCGACGTGCTGATGGGCGCGCACGGGGCCGCGCTCACAAGCTTCTTCTTCCTCCGCACCGGCGCGGCCATGCTGCAGGTGGTGCCATGGGGCGTGGACACGGCCATGCGGTACTTCGGCGTGCAGGCCAAGGAGATGATGCTGCAAGACGTCGAGTACAACATCGCCGCCGAGGAGAGCACGCTCTATGAGAAGTACGGCAAGGACCACCCGATGATCAGTGACCCAGAGTCGATACATAAGCAGGGGTGGGAGTTGACAAGGCAGTATTTCTGGCTGGAGCAGGACATCAGAATCAACGTCACCAGATTCGCACCCACCCTACACCAGCTGATTCAAACGCTCGGGAATAGAGGACTGACCCACGGGTAA